In Triticum aestivum cultivar Chinese Spring chromosome 5B, IWGSC CS RefSeq v2.1, whole genome shotgun sequence, the following proteins share a genomic window:
- the LOC123110779 gene encoding probable polygalacturonase translates to MASLVVLASLLTVIGLAQGEAQCARYSGRPRPHSVTITEFGAVGDGLTVNTVPFQNAIFYLRSFADKGGAQLYVPKGRWLTGSFNLTSHLTLFLEKDAVIIGTEDVTQWPIVEPLPSYGQGIDLPGARHRSLINGHNVTDVIITGNNGIVDGQGLIWWNWFRSNKLNYSRPHLVEFEYSEEIVISNLTFLDSPAWGIHPVYCSNVTISNVTIETELDAPLTNGIVPDSCSNLCIEDSIISVGHDAISLKSGWDNYGITFGRPTSDIHISRVDLQASLGAALAFGSEMSGGISDVHVDHLYIHGSSKGISFRTAPGRGGYIRDAIVSNVQMEDVHVAIEFTGDWSSHPDEHFDLSALPEISGITLKDMVGINISFAGVLSGIDGDPFTNICLSNINFTIADSAHSASWSCSNVSGYSESVFPEACSDLHSQSSNSSICSSTLRYHALATA, encoded by the exons ATGGCGAGTCTA GTAGTTCTGGCATCGCTGCTTACCGTAATTGGGCTCGCGCAGGGGGAGGCGCAATGTGCGCGGTACAGCGGGCGGCCGCGGCCACATAGCGTGACCATCACTGAGTTTGGGGCCGTCGGCGACGGCCTGACCGTCAATACGGTGCCCTTCCAGAACGCCATCTTCTACCTGCGGTCCTTTGCCGACAAGGGCGGCGCACAGCTGTACGTGCCCAAGGGGCGGTGGCTCACCGGCAGCTTCAACCTCACCAGCCACCTCACCCTTTTCCTGGAGAAGGACGCTGTCATCATCGGCACCGAG GATGTGACACAATGGCCAATTGTGGAACCTTTGCCATCATATGGCCAAGGAATTGATCTTCCGGGTGCAAGGCATCGCAGCTTAATAAATGGGCACAATGTTACCGATGTCATAATTACAG GGAACAATGGAATCGTAGACGGCCAGGGTTTGATATGGTGGAACTGGTTTCGCTCGAATAAATTGAATTATAGCCGGCCTCATCTTGTGGAGTTTGAGTATTCGGAAGAAATTGTGATTTCGAACTTGACATTCTTAGATTCCCCAGCATGGGGTATACATCCTGTGTATTGCAG CAATGTAACAATCAGTAATGTCACAATCGAGACTGAATTGGATGCTCCACTCACCAATGGAATTGTCCCAG ATTCATGCTCGAATCTGTGCATTGAGGACAGCATAATTAGTGTCGGTCATGATGCCATCTCATTAAAAAGTGGGTGGGACAACTATGGCATTACATTTGGAAGGCCAACCTCAGACATTCACATTAGTAGAGTGGATCTGCAAGCCTCACTGGGAGCTGCTCTTGCATTTGGCAGTGAGATGTCTGGTGGGATCTCGGATGTTCATGTTGATCACCTTTATATTCATGGTTCATCCAAAGGTATCTCCTTCAGGACAGCACCAGGCCGTGGTGGTTATATAAGGGATGCGATAGTATCAAATGTCCAGATGGAAGATGTCCATGTTGCAATCGAGTTCACCGGCGATTGGTCAAgccatcctgatgaacattttgatttGTCTGCACTCCCGGAGATCAGTGGAATCACCTTAAAAGACATGGTTGGAATAAACATTTCGTTTGCAGGAGTTTTGTCGGGAATCGATGGCGATCCTTTCACCAATATCTGCCTCTCCAATATCAATTTCACCATAGCTGATTCAGCGCATTCTGCCTCTTGGTCTTGCTCCAACGTTTCTGGATACTCCGAGTCGGTATTTCCCGAGGCTTGTTCTGACCTCCACAGTCAATCATCAAATTCCTCCATCTGCTCATCCACCCTTAGGTACCATGCCCTCGCGACAGCGTAA